In one window of Helianthus annuus cultivar XRQ/B chromosome 17, HanXRQr2.0-SUNRISE, whole genome shotgun sequence DNA:
- the LOC110922205 gene encoding senescence-specific cysteine protease SAG39, with amino-acid sequence MSSRNRTSLACLLLLLFSASLLSHVASRLLSENSSYESHEQWMARYGRTYKDAAEKERRSKIFHDNVQYIQSFNNAMNKGYKLAVNEFADLTNEEFRTARNRFKAHECSPSTSAFRYENVTAVPSSMDWRKKGAVTPVKDQGQCGCCWAFSAVAAMEGITQLKTGKLVSLSEQELVDCDTSGVDQGCEGGLMDNAFDFIVNNKGLTTETNCPYKGVDGTCNSNEASNHAAAITGHEDVPANSESALLKAVASQPVSVAIDASGSDFQFYSSGVFTGDCGTELDHGVTAVGYGTSDDGTKYWLVKNSWGTSWGQEGYIMMQRDVEAKEGLCGIAMQASYPTA; translated from the exons ATGTCATCCAGAAACCGCACTTCCTTGGCTTGTTTGCTTTTGCTCCTCTTCTCGGCTTCTTTGCTTTCACATGTTGCGTCGCGCTTGCTCTCCGAAAACTCCAGCTATGAAAGCCACGAGCAATGGATGGCTCGCTATGGACGCACATACAAGGATGCTGCTGAGAAGGAACGACGTTCAAAGATTTTCCATGACAACGTCCAGTACATACAGTCATTCAACAACGCGATGAACAAAGGTTACAAACTAGCAGTCAACGAGTTTGCGGACCTTACCAATGAAGAGTTCAGAACAGCTAGGAACAGATTCAAGGCACATGAATGCTCCCCTTCAACCTCTGCTTTCAGGTATGAAAATGTTACAGCGGTTCCATCATCGATGGATTGGAGAAAGAAAGGTGCAGTGACGCCTGTTAAAGACCAAGGCCAATGTG GGTGTTGCTGGGCGTTTTCGGCTGTGGCAGCTATGGAAGGAATAACCCAACTGAAAACAGGTAAACTGGTGTCTCTATCTGAACAAGAGCTCGTGGACTGTGACACTAGCGGTGTAGATCAGGGATGCGAGGGTGGTCTTATGGACAATGCCTTTGATTTTATCGTAAACAATAAAGGCCTCACTACGGAGACCAACTGCCCGTACAAAGGTGTTGATGGCACCTGCAACAGCAACGAGGCATCTAACCATGCCGCAGCAATTACTGGTCACGAAGATGTTCCTGCCAACAGCGAAAGTGCGCTGTTAAAAGCTGTGGCCAGTCAGCCCGTCTCAGTTGCTATTGATGCTAGTGGGTCAGACTTCCAGTTCTACTCCAGTGGTGTGTTTACAGGAGACTGTGGCACGGAACTGGACCATGGTGTTACTGCGGTTGGTTATGGGACTAGCGATGACGGGACTAAGTATTGGTTGGTGAAGAACTCATGGGGAACAAGTTGGGGTCAAGAGGGGTACATCATGATGCAAAGAGATGTTGAGGCTAAAGAAGGTCTTTGCGGCATTGCCATGCAGGCTTCCTACCCCACTGCTTAA